The Vitis vinifera cultivar Pinot Noir 40024 chromosome 1, ASM3070453v1 DNA segment AACAAGAGGGTGAAGCTTCCGTTAATAAATGGAGTGTTTATCCGATTCATGCCAGACATGGTATTTTGGATAATAGATGAGGTTATTGTTAGGTTGTTTTACCTGCAAGAGAAAAATGCTGAAGGTGGCAATGCCTACCCATGAATGCAAGCTATAGAAATCTTCTATGTTCTCCTTGTTATGAAACTTTAAAACAGCATGTATTCCAATAATTCCCATACAAATAGCAATCAGGTGAAGCAGCATGTGAATAAACTTCTGGACAGGTTTTTCTGCTGCTATCGTCTTGTATGCCATCATTCCTGTTCACCCCGCCAACCTAAGAATCATTTCTTTTTGCATTTTGAATGTATGacagaaaaaagagaaaaggaaataaaacctCATGACAACTATTTTAGTCTCAAGTATCTGGAAGTTGctaagttttcttttgttttccttcgttttcttggcaaccaattaaataaaacacttaaatttggaaagaaagaagtGTCTTAGAGAAAAGTTACACAAGTTTTCACCTTCACCCGAGAGAAAAATAAGCCCAAAGAACATCATGAATGGGTGAACCTGACAAAAGAAAGTAAAACAAGGTTTAGTACGTGCACTAGAGTTCAATTTGTTGTGTAATTTTTGTTTCAGAAAGTAATTAACAAGAAAGCATGGAAATCAACTTACATTAAAAATACGTTCTGAAATGTCAGATTCAAGATTAAGACCTCCACGATAATGCAATAACCAAAACAGCAATAGGATGAGAGATAAGATGCCAAACGAGTGTGCTAGCACTGTTAAACCGGAGGTTGACCGCCGAAACATGACCCTACCAGTAGCGTCCATGGCGGAGGGCAATGTGTAAAAGTTGAAACTTGGATGAAGGAAATTAAAGGTATTTTGGGCTAAAATTTTCTGTTTCTGATGATGTTTGTttagtgggtttttttttatagatatctCCTGTCACTAAAATGTATAAGAGAACGCTTTGTTCAGGTATTTCTTGATTAGCAAGGTTGGAATATTTGTGTGAGGAGACTTTGAGCTTTAGCAAGGCATAACCGGAGGAAATTAAGCCAGCTAAAAGCCAAAAAGCATACCCAGGGGATTTGTTCCAGAGCAGTACTACCCATGCGTGAAAGCATCATGGCCATCCACTGGTAAACCTTTTAAAGTCCATTACTTTCAATGATTCAAACAGTTAAGAGGAGCTAGCTAGTATGGGAAGTGGCAGCACAGATGGGTGTCATCGCAGTCCCTTGAAGCCAGAGATGAATGGAAATGGTCATCAGTCCATGACTCCATGCTATAGAGATGCTTAATTAATAATCATTTGATTTGTATCATATGTGTACATAGGACATCAACTGATTCTGATCCTAAAAGactgcaaaaaaaaaagcaccaaCATCCCCCAATAATAAAAGCAGGACAAGTCTCAATCAGGAAAACGATGTTTTGCATAAAGCAGCATATGGTTAAAAGCTTTGTGTGTGAAAGAGGGGCCCTGGTAGACCATGACAAGCACCTTTTACACTGCAGCTAAGGAGTTTAAATAAGGTTTCAGAATGCACAACATGAAAAGCTGAAATAAATGTAGTAAAAATTGGAGAAGGGGGCTCTGATTCTTGGGCTAGCTACGTTACACGGACATAGCTCCGAAAacgaaaaagaataaaaaagtacATGAGGAATGGGATAGGCCACAGATGTTGCCTAAGTAAGGAACATTTTCGTTGCTCACCACATATTCCATTTAATGCTTCTCACCTCTTCTTTGTTTCATGCAACTTTTAGTAATGGTGAATTGCTTTAAGTAAAGCATATATGTCATTCATGTCCCCATGCATGTCATAAGATTTGAGCTTGACCCAGATGAGTTTGACGGATcttccacaaaagaaaaaagctGAAGTTATCCGATTCCTTGGAGGTAATTTTTTTGCTCATTAGAAAGAGGTTCCAAAAATTAACTTGGCAATTATCTTTCAAACAAAAAACTTCATGGGAAATTTACACCCTGATAGGTGTGTTCCATAATACATTGTCAATTGGCTTCTTTAAGTTAAGAGAACTCATTTTTATAATCCTTGCAGCCAACTTTCTGTtcatttactttatttttctttcatggaaTTACTTAGCAGAGTTTCGACTGATCACTCCAGCTCTTTTCTGAATTTGCAGACTGTCTTATTTGTTGTTTCTTTagtttcttaagaaaaatattgtaTCTGAAGTACCAGGATCCTCAATTCAATTGTATATTCAATGCGAGAGTGCTTTCAAGTATGAACAACAGAAAGAAAAGGTCTGCCAAGCAGTTGATCACAGCCCATTTCCTTTTATACCGGCCTGAAATTCAAATGGCCCATAGACCTCCGGTTGTTGCAAGGTCATCTGAACCACTTccaaaagaaacatgaaaacctGAATTGAATTCAGTAGTGTCAGTAAAAGACTCTATGGTTGAAATGCCAGTAGTAGTATTTAACGCTGTAATTTGGGCGGATTGGATTGGGTTGATCGTTAACTCAAGCTCAGCCCAATCCAACCTTCAATTTGATATATTCAATCCAATTCAATCTCATTTCCTTAAGTTCAATTTATTTGAGTTACACTCAAATTAGttgaagattcaaaatttattaataataataaaaatataaaaataaatttatatatctttctaatatatatatatatatattgatatttgtgATGGTGGCTTTCTTGGTTTTGAGtctttaatttctaaaagtaGGCTAGCCACTGAAAAACCATCAATGTATTAGACTTGGCCTTAGGCCACTATCCAAGCTTGAGCCCCTCACCATTAAAGTGGCTAGCATTTCCATCGATCCATTAGAACATTTATTAACACAACCTAGCATTCAACACATTCGAGTACCTAAGCCAAATGACTCGTCTCATTTACAAGAGACATGCTTTTGTAAAAAAGAACATATTTACCTCAACAAGTGTTTCTTCAATAAAAACAcaacaaaaatttttaaaacacaaacATGATTACACAGTACTGGATGAAACTCCCAATTCCCCATTATGGTGACATGATGGCATGTAATGGATTGGCTGAGAATATAGTACCGTGGTTCCTGATTCCTGGTTCAGCCACAAGCAGCCCAACACCCTTCATAAAAGACCGTGGTCCTGTTAGGTTTTAGTAATGGAAAATGTTCTCTAAAGATAGCTGTACAAATCAATACCATTCTGAGACATTTTCAAACCCAGGCAAAG contains these protein-coding regions:
- the LOC100244034 gene encoding probable transmembrane ascorbate ferrireductase 3, coding for MDATGRVMFRRSTSGLTVLAHSFGILSLILLLFWLLHYRGGLNLESDISERIFNVHPFMMFFGLIFLSGEGMMAYKTIAAEKPVQKFIHMLLHLIAICMGIIGIHAVLKFHNKENIEDFYSLHSWVGIATFSIFLLQWLVGFVLFMFPKASPGTRARALPWHICGGRALLYMAISSALTGLMEKATLLGDKYHSNQARTINFLGLSILLFGIFVDFSLVFARYV